From Marinobacter alexandrii, one genomic window encodes:
- a CDS encoding pitrilysin family protein, with the protein MKHISLLLAFVISSVSFAQTKLIEKVTKKGDEIVIPYEKHVLDNGLTLIIHEDHSDPLVHVDVTYHVGSAREELNKSGFAHFFEHMMFQGSENVADEEHFKIVTEAGGTLNGTTNRDRTNYFETVPSNQLETMLWLEADRMGFFLDAVTQEKFEVQRATVKNEKGQNYDNSPYGRWREVNAGTLYPFGHPYSWLTIGRLEDLDRVGVNDLKKFFLRWYGPNNATLTIGGDIDPKDVIKKVEKYFGVIPSGPKVQPLKLALPEIESDRYVSYVDSNIRFPALLLTFPTVPRFHKDEAALDCLAEILGTGKSSYFYKKFVLPKKAIQASTFHPTSEHAGEFTLFALPFPGGTLADFETQIREILVEFEKNGVTDDDIIKFKANQEQSMINGLASVAGKVSQLASYQTFYENPNGIKFDLDRYMSITKEDVMRVFNQYIKGKPGVVQSVVPNEETATARPDNFEIPREGNNPFPSTDYEGLSYTRPTGDSFDRSGTPPLGANPSIKVPDFWKETYANGIKVIGTESNEIPVVALQLTINGGHKMDAYAPKKSGLASLTASMMNEATKNYSSEEIQEELRKIGSSINIFGGNSSTTMTISSLKKNLAKTLEIADEILKNPAFNQEDFDRLKNQQMEGIKASQKNPGSIATQVFNRLMYGDEHIYSVSSQGIEETVENISLADVTNFYDKYYSPNVSELVVVGDISKKEIDAYLDFLKSWKNKNTQIPELPTAKPAENTKIYLVDKVDAPQSQIRIGYITDMEYDATGDYYKSTLMNFPLGGAFNSRINLNLREDKGWTYGARSFFRGGDDPGPYTASAGVKAAATDSSVVEFMKEIEGFRTGGITDAELSFMRSAIGQRDARSYETPGQKANFLRRINHYNLDKNFVEKQNKIIATISKEEINGLAKKYLQDENLYILVVGDGATNRSKLEKLGYEIVDVNEKGDIINDNKIEMKK; encoded by the coding sequence ATGAAACACATATCGCTTTTATTAGCATTTGTCATAAGTTCTGTGTCGTTTGCACAAACAAAACTTATTGAAAAAGTCACCAAAAAAGGAGACGAAATTGTTATTCCATACGAAAAACATGTATTGGATAATGGACTAACATTGATCATCCATGAAGATCATTCAGACCCATTGGTTCACGTAGATGTCACCTATCATGTAGGATCCGCACGTGAGGAATTAAACAAATCTGGATTTGCTCACTTTTTTGAACACATGATGTTTCAAGGATCTGAGAATGTAGCAGATGAAGAACATTTCAAAATTGTAACCGAAGCAGGTGGAACACTGAACGGAACAACTAACAGAGATCGAACAAACTATTTCGAAACAGTCCCCAGCAACCAACTCGAAACGATGTTATGGTTAGAAGCTGACCGAATGGGGTTTTTCTTAGATGCAGTTACGCAAGAAAAATTTGAAGTTCAGCGAGCTACTGTAAAAAATGAAAAAGGTCAAAATTATGATAACTCTCCATATGGAAGATGGAGAGAAGTAAATGCTGGCACATTGTACCCATTTGGGCATCCCTACTCTTGGTTGACAATCGGACGTCTGGAAGACTTAGATCGTGTAGGTGTAAATGATCTCAAGAAGTTTTTCCTCCGCTGGTATGGTCCAAACAATGCCACATTAACTATTGGAGGAGATATCGATCCAAAAGATGTAATCAAAAAAGTTGAAAAGTACTTCGGAGTTATTCCAAGTGGACCTAAAGTACAGCCTCTCAAGCTAGCACTTCCGGAGATTGAAAGTGATCGTTATGTTTCCTATGTGGATTCCAATATTCGCTTCCCAGCATTGCTTCTTACCTTCCCTACTGTTCCAAGATTTCATAAAGATGAAGCTGCACTTGATTGTCTTGCAGAAATCTTAGGTACAGGAAAAAGTTCTTACTTCTATAAAAAGTTTGTATTGCCTAAAAAAGCTATTCAAGCTTCTACTTTTCACCCGACCAGTGAGCATGCTGGAGAATTCACATTATTTGCCCTTCCTTTCCCTGGTGGGACACTGGCTGACTTTGAAACGCAAATCAGAGAAATTCTTGTAGAGTTTGAAAAAAATGGCGTGACTGATGATGATATCATCAAGTTCAAAGCCAACCAAGAGCAAAGCATGATCAATGGTTTAGCAAGTGTCGCTGGAAAAGTTAGTCAGCTTGCTTCCTATCAGACATTTTATGAAAACCCTAACGGTATCAAATTCGACCTGGATCGTTACATGAGCATCACAAAGGAGGATGTAATGAGAGTATTTAATCAATACATAAAAGGCAAGCCTGGAGTTGTTCAAAGTGTAGTTCCAAATGAAGAAACAGCAACAGCTAGACCAGATAATTTCGAAATTCCGAGAGAAGGAAATAATCCATTTCCCTCAACAGATTACGAAGGACTAAGCTACACCAGGCCAACTGGTGATTCATTTGACAGAAGTGGCACACCTCCATTGGGTGCGAACCCATCCATAAAGGTTCCTGATTTTTGGAAAGAAACATATGCCAACGGTATTAAAGTAATTGGTACAGAATCAAACGAAATTCCTGTTGTTGCTCTTCAGCTCACCATCAATGGGGGGCATAAAATGGATGCCTATGCTCCCAAAAAGTCTGGGTTAGCATCATTGACTGCTAGTATGATGAATGAAGCTACCAAAAATTACTCCTCAGAAGAGATTCAAGAAGAGCTTAGAAAAATTGGAAGTAGCATCAACATTTTTGGCGGTAATTCATCAACAACGATGACCATTTCTTCACTGAAGAAAAATCTCGCTAAAACACTTGAGATAGCTGATGAAATACTTAAAAATCCAGCATTCAATCAAGAAGATTTTGATCGCTTAAAGAATCAACAAATGGAAGGCATAAAAGCCTCTCAGAAGAATCCTGGAAGTATCGCAACCCAAGTATTCAATAGGTTGATGTATGGAGATGAGCATATCTACTCTGTGTCTTCTCAAGGGATAGAAGAAACGGTTGAGAATATCTCGCTGGCCGATGTTACCAATTTCTATGATAAATATTATTCACCTAATGTCTCAGAACTTGTTGTCGTAGGTGACATTTCAAAAAAAGAAATAGATGCATATCTAGACTTTTTGAAAAGTTGGAAGAATAAAAACACTCAAATCCCAGAACTTCCAACTGCAAAGCCGGCAGAAAACACAAAGATCTACCTGGTTGATAAAGTAGATGCACCTCAATCTCAGATTAGAATTGGATACATCACAGATATGGAATATGATGCCACTGGAGATTATTACAAATCTACATTGATGAACTTCCCATTGGGAGGAGCCTTTAATAGTCGAATTAATCTAAACCTTAGAGAAGATAAAGGCTGGACCTATGGAGCTCGATCTTTCTTCAGAGGTGGTGACGATCCTGGTCCGTATACCGCTTCTGCTGGCGTAAAGGCTGCTGCTACAGATAGTTCAGTAGTGGAATTTATGAAAGAGATAGAAGGATTCAGAACGGGTGGAATTACCGATGCAGAATTATCTTTCATGAGAAGTGCTATTGGTCAAAGAGATGCGAGGAGTTATGAAACTCCAGGCCAGAAGGCAAACTTTTTGAGAAGAATCAATCATTACAATCTTGACAAGAACTTTGTAGAAAAACAAAATAAGATCATAGCTACAATCAGTAAAGAGGAAATCAACGGGCTAGCGAAAAAATATTTACAAGACGAAAATCTTTACATTCTCGTGGTAGGTGATGGAGCCACCAATAGGTCTAAACTAGAAAAGCTTGGATACGAGATAGTGGATGTGAATGAAAAAGGCGATATCATCAATGACAATAAAATTGAAATGAAGAAATAG